In the Nakamurella alba genome, one interval contains:
- a CDS encoding FAD-dependent monooxygenase, giving the protein MRALIMGAGIAGPAGALALHRIGIDAVILERRPAPAAGDPLEGSYLTLAPNGVDVLDTLGVLGAVRECGVPTRANIMIGATGRPLGELPLGAARPDGLVGLTVQRTRLAQVLTDAAVARGTDIRYGAEVVQRQERPDGVSVVLSDGTELSADLLVGADGVRSATRSAIDPNAPAARYVGLTNFGGITTGSPLAGSLTPAAWHFVFGARCFTGLLPTPGGDVVWFVNVPGPQISRAERAATPAAAWLDRLVELAAPDAGPAAEVIRAGRLELAADNTFDLGHVPMWWRGRSVLVGDAAHAPSPSSGQGASMALEDAVVLAQALRDHPDPAAAFAAYERARRTRVEKIVAVGARSGSAKIPGRIGRRFREAGMRFAFRRIVTPERMAWMTDHRIDWDAPGWS; this is encoded by the coding sequence ATGCGGGCTCTCATTATGGGTGCAGGGATCGCCGGGCCGGCGGGGGCGCTCGCGCTGCACCGGATCGGGATCGACGCGGTGATCCTGGAGCGCCGCCCGGCGCCGGCGGCCGGGGATCCGCTCGAGGGCTCGTACCTGACCCTCGCGCCCAACGGTGTCGACGTGCTGGACACCCTCGGCGTGCTGGGTGCGGTCCGGGAGTGCGGCGTCCCGACCCGGGCGAACATCATGATCGGCGCCACCGGCCGCCCCCTCGGCGAGCTGCCGCTCGGTGCCGCCCGGCCCGACGGCCTGGTCGGGCTCACGGTGCAGCGGACCCGACTCGCGCAGGTGCTGACGGATGCAGCGGTCGCCCGTGGGACCGATATCCGGTACGGCGCCGAGGTGGTGCAGCGGCAGGAGCGCCCGGACGGGGTGTCGGTGGTGCTGTCCGACGGCACGGAGTTGTCGGCAGACCTGCTGGTCGGGGCCGACGGCGTCCGGTCGGCGACCCGTTCCGCGATCGACCCGAACGCGCCCGCCGCCCGCTACGTCGGGCTGACCAACTTCGGCGGGATCACCACAGGCAGCCCGCTGGCCGGCTCGCTGACCCCGGCCGCCTGGCACTTCGTGTTCGGCGCGCGGTGCTTCACCGGTCTGCTGCCGACGCCGGGCGGGGACGTGGTGTGGTTCGTCAACGTCCCGGGGCCGCAGATCAGCCGCGCGGAGCGGGCGGCGACGCCGGCCGCGGCCTGGCTGGACCGATTGGTGGAACTGGCCGCGCCGGACGCCGGCCCGGCGGCGGAGGTGATCCGCGCCGGCCGGCTGGAACTGGCCGCGGACAACACCTTCGACCTGGGGCATGTGCCGATGTGGTGGCGCGGGCGCAGCGTGCTGGTCGGGGACGCGGCGCATGCCCCGTCGCCCAGCTCCGGCCAGGGTGCGTCCATGGCGCTCGAGGACGCGGTGGTGCTGGCGCAGGCGCTCCGCGACCATCCGGACCCGGCCGCGGCCTTCGCCGCCTACGAGCGGGCACGGCGCACCCGGGTGGAGAAGATCGTCGCCGTCGGCGCCCGCAGCGGCAGCGCGAAGATCCCCGGCCGGATCGGCCGGCGGTTCCGCGAGGCGGGGATGCGCTTCGCCTTCCGGCGCATCGTGACGCCGGAGCGGATGGCGTGGATGACCGACCACCGGATCGACTGGGACGCCCCGGGTTGGTCGTGA
- a CDS encoding MarR family winged helix-turn-helix transcriptional regulator: MAPGRQAAVDGLGMAMQRYQRSVQAFDDAVGRRLGLNPSAMRCLDHLVGGPCTAGELATATGLRPAATTALIDRLVQAGFVERSPSEADRRQVLVRMTEDGYRRVGEFYGPLVADGQQLLRKLTIAELTAMREHLEAITALTERHTDAAKG; this comes from the coding sequence ATGGCTCCCGGTCGTCAAGCCGCGGTCGACGGTCTCGGCATGGCGATGCAGCGGTACCAGCGCAGCGTGCAGGCCTTCGACGACGCCGTCGGCCGCCGGCTGGGGCTGAACCCGTCGGCGATGCGCTGCCTGGACCACCTGGTCGGCGGGCCGTGCACGGCCGGCGAGCTGGCGACCGCCACCGGGCTGCGGCCGGCTGCGACCACGGCCTTGATCGACCGGCTGGTGCAGGCCGGGTTCGTGGAGCGCAGCCCGTCGGAGGCCGACCGGCGCCAGGTGCTGGTGCGGATGACCGAGGACGGGTACCGGCGGGTCGGCGAGTTCTACGGGCCGCTGGTCGCCGACGGGCAGCAGTTGCTGCGCAAGCTGACCATCGCCGAGCTCACCGCCATGCGCGAGCACCTGGAGGCGATCACCGCCCTCACCGAGCGGCACACGGACGCGGCGAAAGGCTGA
- a CDS encoding type II 3-dehydroquinate dehydratase, with amino-acid sequence MTTVLDSFRPDGARRWRIGVIDGPNMPNLGNRSQKIYGPIRSLADLQDLVRRTADDLGVTVTPFASNHEGEILDFIHATAKDVDGWIINPAGLTTYGEATRHALDDTTKPVVEVHFSNTMRHFAEVAPHYGQQTSRFTYTATGLVMGLRQYSYLGALLALTLALDDDDFLAGGTRRH; translated from the coding sequence ATGACCACCGTGCTCGACTCCTTCCGTCCCGACGGCGCGCGGCGCTGGCGTATCGGCGTCATCGACGGCCCGAACATGCCGAACCTGGGCAACCGCAGTCAGAAGATCTACGGGCCCATCCGGTCGCTCGCCGACCTGCAGGACCTGGTCCGCCGGACCGCCGACGATCTCGGCGTGACGGTCACCCCGTTCGCCTCCAACCACGAGGGCGAGATCCTCGACTTCATCCACGCCACGGCGAAGGACGTCGACGGCTGGATCATCAACCCGGCCGGGCTGACCACCTACGGTGAGGCGACCCGGCACGCGCTCGACGACACCACGAAACCGGTGGTGGAGGTGCACTTCTCCAACACCATGCGGCATTTCGCCGAGGTGGCGCCGCACTACGGGCAGCAGACCTCCCGGTTCACGTACACCGCGACCGGGCTGGTGATGGGGCTGCGGCAGTACAGCTACCTGGGTGCGCTGCTGGCGCTCACCCTGGCGCTGGACGACGACGACTTCCTGGCCGGGGGCACCCGGCGGCACTGA